The following proteins are co-located in the Acanthochromis polyacanthus isolate Apoly-LR-REF ecotype Palm Island chromosome 7, KAUST_Apoly_ChrSc, whole genome shotgun sequence genome:
- the fahd2a gene encoding fumarylacetoacetate hydrolase domain-containing protein 2A: MRFPLRSFCIFRSLICQRPTTADARRQNSSSAAMRLVQFRRHSDKGNIIRVGVEQGEGLGVVDLKAFDPSMPSTMRELLELGEKGLESAQRALASGQCLVDRADIQLLPPVSAPEKVVCVGMNYKDHCLEQNAPIPEKPIIFSKFPSAITGPYDDIILPTESQEVDWEVELAFVIGRRGKHIKEEDALSYVAGFTVANDVSARDWQMKRNGNQWLLGKTFDSFCPLGPALVTRDAVRDPHNLNIRCLVNGVTMQSSNTEQMIFKTAALVAWVSKFVTLTPGDVFLTGTPPGVGVFKNPPVFLKKGDVVECQVDQLGSIINKVV; this comes from the exons ATGAGGTTTCCTCTTCGCTCCTTTTGCATCTTCAGGAGTTTAATCTGTCAAAGGCCAACAACAGCAGACGCACGGAGGCAAAACTCGAGCAGTGCGGCGATGCGTCTGGTGCAGTTTCGTCGCCACAGCGACAAAGGAAACATCATCAGGGTGGGAGTGGAGCAGGGTGAGGGGCTCGGTGTGGTGGATCTGAAGGCGTTTGACCCCTCCATGCCCTCCACCATGAGAGAGCTGCTGGAGCTGGGAGAGAAGGGTCTAGAGAGCGCACAGAG AGCTCTGGCGTCCGGTCAGTGTTTGGTGGATCGAGCCGACATccagctgctgcctcctgtctcGGCCCCAGAGAAGGTGGTTTGTGTCGGGATGAACTATAAGGACCACTGCCTGGAGCAAAACGCCCCCATCCCCGAAAAACCCATCATCTTCAGCAAGTTCCCCAGCGCCATCACCGGGCCATACGATGACATCATTCTACCCACAGAAAGCCAG gaggTGGACTGGGAGGTGGAGCTGGCCTTTGTGATTGGACGAAGAGGAAAACACATCAAG GAGGAAGACGCTCTCTCCTACGTGGCCGGATTCACCGTGGCCAATGACGTCAGCGCTCGTGACTGGCAGATGAAACGCAACGGGAACCAGTGGCTGCTTGGAAAAACGTTCGACAGCTTCTGTCCTCTCGGCCCAGCCTTAGTAACCAGAGACGCTGTGAGAG ATCCTCACAACCTGAACATCCGCTGCCTTGTTAACGGAGTCACGATGCAGAGCAGCAACACTGAGCAGATGATTTTCAAGACAGCAGCGCTGGTCGCCTGGGTCTCTAA GTTTGTGACGTTAACTCCAGGAGACGTGTTCCTGACGGGGACGCCTCCAGGTGTGGGCGTGTTCAAAAATCCACCGGTCTTTCTCAAG AAAGGAGACGTGGTGGAGTGCCAGGTAGACCAACTGGGCTCTATAATCAACAAAGTGGTCTAA